In Acidaminococcales bacterium, the following are encoded in one genomic region:
- a CDS encoding glycyl-radical enzyme activating protein codes for MAKCAKGHVLQLQSFSPHDGEGVRTVVFLLGCPLRCLWCANPETWTFAPKLVCYKDKCSGCRACQSACPQGLFPGAGGGRENCRACGLCAAICPNGALRVLGQTMGVAEIVKKARREEVFFRYSGGGVTFSGGEPLFQRPFLRSAARELSRAGIDLWLETSGFFPWAGAADIFPFFRHVFFDLKCMDREKHLAFTGRDNRLILKNAVRLFRLGMPLTIRVPCVPGLNFTEENLLATACFMKECLPGAEAELLPYHDLGKEKYRALGKGREFHQYAVPDAAAIEDARRLFHQNGVKTVSYK; via the coding sequence ATGGCAAAATGCGCCAAGGGCCATGTGCTGCAACTGCAAAGTTTTTCTCCCCACGACGGCGAGGGCGTGCGGACGGTGGTTTTCCTTTTGGGCTGCCCGCTGCGCTGCCTCTGGTGCGCCAATCCTGAAACCTGGACTTTTGCGCCCAAATTGGTTTGTTATAAAGACAAGTGTTCCGGTTGCCGCGCCTGCCAGTCCGCCTGTCCGCAAGGGCTTTTCCCCGGCGCGGGCGGCGGGCGGGAAAACTGCCGCGCCTGCGGCCTTTGCGCCGCGATATGCCCGAACGGGGCTTTGCGCGTATTGGGGCAGACGATGGGCGTTGCGGAAATCGTGAAAAAAGCGCGCCGGGAAGAAGTGTTTTTCCGTTATTCCGGCGGCGGGGTTACTTTTTCCGGCGGGGAGCCTTTGTTTCAGCGGCCTTTCCTCCGAAGCGCGGCGAGAGAGCTTTCCCGGGCGGGAATAGACCTCTGGCTGGAAACTTCGGGGTTCTTCCCTTGGGCGGGGGCGGCGGACATTTTTCCTTTTTTTCGCCATGTTTTTTTCGACCTGAAATGTATGGACAGGGAAAAACACTTGGCTTTCACCGGCCGGGACAACCGCCTCATCTTAAAAAACGCGGTCAGGCTTTTCAGGCTGGGCATGCCGCTTACCATACGCGTGCCTTGCGTGCCGGGGCTGAACTTTACCGAAGAGAACCTGCTGGCGACCGCTTGTTTTATGAAAGAATGTCTGCCCGGCGCCGAGGCGGAACTTTTGCCCTACCATGATTTGGGCAAGGAAAAGTACCGGGCTTTGGGGAAAGGGCGGGAATTTCACCAATACGCAGTGCCGGACGCGGCGGCGATAGAGGACGCGCGCCGGCTTTTTCACCAAAACGGCGTAAAGACCGTTTCGTACAAATAG